One region of Candidatus Rokuibacteriota bacterium genomic DNA includes:
- the xrt gene encoding exosortase gives MTTTDNAAAVLKPDALAPGAASWARLAWLAPLMSLLVSALYGQILADLGRQWWNDANYTHGFLVPLFSGYLVWRQRARLGALLPRGSALGLPVLLAGLGALLLGDIAAELFLTRSSLIVVVAGLVLFHLGRAAFRVALFPLAFLFFMVPLPAILFYAVTFPLQSLAAQQAAWALDLLGVPVILDGNVIHLS, from the coding sequence ATGACCACCACTGACAATGCCGCCGCCGTGCTGAAGCCGGACGCCCTCGCCCCGGGCGCCGCGTCCTGGGCACGCCTGGCCTGGCTCGCGCCGCTCATGTCGCTGCTCGTGAGCGCCCTCTACGGGCAGATACTGGCGGACCTCGGGCGGCAGTGGTGGAACGATGCGAACTACACCCACGGCTTCCTGGTGCCGCTCTTCTCGGGCTACCTCGTCTGGCGCCAGCGGGCACGGCTGGGGGCGCTCCTGCCGCGAGGGAGTGCGCTCGGGCTGCCTGTGCTGCTGGCGGGCCTTGGCGCGCTCCTCCTCGGGGACATCGCGGCAGAGCTCTTCCTCACGCGCTCGTCGCTGATCGTGGTGGTGGCGGGCCTCGTCCTCTTCCACCTGGGCCGGGCGGCATTCCGTGTGGCGCTCTTCCCGCTCGCCTTCCTCTTCTTCATGGTGCCGCTGCCGGCCATCCTCTTCTACGCGGTCACCTTCCCGCTGCAGTCGCTGGCCGCCCAGCAGGCGGCCTGGGCGCTCGATCTCCTGGGCGTGCCGGTCATCCTGGACGGCAACGTGATCCACCTGAGCCA
- a CDS encoding ribbon-helix-helix protein, CopG family, translating to MARRRPITISLPPALLRRAEQIAREESRTKSELLREALRFYADARGIHREALRNRVIALMDRIQGRTRGVRPGDIRRTVREAVEAARLGTRRASA from the coding sequence ATGGCACGGCGCAGGCCCATCACGATCTCCCTTCCGCCCGCGCTCCTGAGGCGGGCGGAACAGATCGCCCGCGAGGAAAGCCGGACGAAGTCCGAGTTGCTCCGCGAAGCCCTCCGCTTCTATGCGGACGCGCGTGGCATCCACAGGGAAGCCTTGCGCAACCGGGTCATCGCCCTCATGGACCGGATCCAGGGCCGCACCCGGGGGGTGCGCCCCGGGGACATCCGCCGGACCGTACGCGAGGCCGTCGAGGCCGCACGCCTCGGCACCCGGCGCGCAAGCGCTTGA
- a CDS encoding PEP-CTERM sorting domain-containing protein (PEP-CTERM proteins occur, often in large numbers, in the proteomes of bacteria that also encode an exosortase, a predicted intramembrane cysteine proteinase. The presence of a PEP-CTERM domain at a protein's C-terminus predicts cleavage within the sorting domain, followed by covalent anchoring to some some component of the (usually Gram-negative) cell surface. Many PEP-CTERM proteins exhibit an unusual sequence composition that includes large numbers of potential glycosylation sites. Expression of one such protein has been shown restore the ability of a bacterium to form floc, a type of biofilm.), translating to MSFGSWLLVSVALAAPVTAGTASAASIGLQQATATFSQTGFPVGQAIDGLLPTISSYNGWAIHPNEGNQTAAFESVADTPTFAGGTALTFTLNHTFFNPLGMPSPGPSEHALGRFRLSVTTAGRSTFADGLATGGDVTPDTGWTVLDPSSYSSANAQVITKLADKSLLVTENDTLHDVYTVLAYTALTGLTGFRLEVMADPSLPHGGPGLQDSNGNFVLAEFSVDAAPVPEPTTLLLWGTTAVGLAAVRRLRQRRAA from the coding sequence TTGTCGTTCGGAAGTTGGCTCCTCGTGTCCGTCGCCCTGGCGGCGCCGGTCACGGCCGGGACAGCCAGCGCCGCTTCGATCGGTCTCCAGCAGGCCACCGCCACGTTCTCTCAGACGGGCTTCCCCGTGGGCCAGGCGATCGACGGGCTCCTGCCCACGATCTCCTCCTACAACGGCTGGGCCATCCATCCCAATGAGGGGAACCAGACGGCGGCCTTCGAGAGCGTGGCGGACACGCCGACCTTCGCGGGCGGGACGGCGCTGACCTTCACGCTCAACCACACGTTCTTCAACCCACTCGGGATGCCGAGCCCGGGGCCGAGCGAACACGCGCTGGGCCGGTTCCGGCTGTCGGTCACGACAGCGGGTCGCTCGACCTTCGCCGACGGGCTGGCGACGGGGGGCGATGTCACCCCCGACACCGGGTGGACCGTGCTCGACCCGTCGAGCTACTCGTCGGCTAACGCCCAGGTCATCACGAAGCTCGCCGACAAGTCGCTCCTCGTCACCGAGAACGACACCCTGCACGACGTCTATACGGTGCTGGCCTACACCGCGCTCACGGGCCTCACCGGGTTCAGGCTCGAGGTGATGGCCGACCCGAGCCTCCCCCACGGCGGCCCAGGCCTCCAGGACTCTAACGGCAACTTCGTCCTGGCCGAGTTCTCGGTGGACGCGGCGCCCGTGCCCGAGCCGACGACGCTGCTCCTCTGGGGCACGACGGCGGTGGGTCTCGCCGCGGTTCGCCGGCTCAGGCAGCGCCGCGCAGCGTAG
- a CDS encoding tetratricopeptide repeat protein yields MPAWVLLGSAHVARGDGARGVEAYRKIPALAPQDPRGPHLLALALRAQGKAAEARRSFEAALALRPGCVEPLGQIAAMALADRQPDAALARVRQQLVLEPRSAPMHALLGRVHLARREMDRAEPAFLDALQLEPRLIEGYVELGRLYGSARKHDEALTKLDADLAVNPKNVVMLMANNLAWIHSEHGGECSREITSRSRTGRWLSPRWPSRWRAGCTSGPWRCCARARCGCRQRGTPVPPGDGGGQDGRQGPRAEGPGRRGGLAGGFQGQGRGEEDAGRAEVAISSPGAGRPLPRPVS; encoded by the coding sequence GTGCCCGCGTGGGTGCTGCTGGGCTCGGCCCATGTCGCCAGGGGGGACGGGGCGCGGGGGGTGGAGGCCTACCGCAAGATCCCGGCGCTGGCGCCGCAGGACCCGCGGGGACCTCATCTGCTGGCGCTGGCGCTGCGGGCGCAGGGCAAGGCGGCCGAGGCGCGGAGGTCCTTCGAGGCGGCGCTGGCGCTGAGGCCGGGCTGTGTCGAGCCCCTGGGCCAGATCGCGGCCATGGCGCTGGCCGACAGGCAGCCGGATGCGGCGCTGGCCCGCGTCAGGCAGCAGCTCGTGCTGGAGCCACGCTCGGCGCCGATGCACGCCCTGCTGGGGCGCGTCCACCTGGCGCGGCGCGAGATGGACAGGGCCGAGCCCGCCTTCCTCGATGCGCTCCAGCTCGAGCCCCGGTTGATCGAGGGCTACGTGGAGCTCGGGCGGCTCTATGGCTCCGCCCGCAAGCACGACGAGGCCCTGACCAAGCTCGACGCGGATCTCGCCGTCAACCCGAAGAACGTGGTGATGCTGATGGCCAACAACCTGGCCTGGATCCACTCCGAGCACGGGGGGGAATGCTCTCGGGAAATCACAAGCCGGTCAAGGACAGGGCGCTGGCTCTCGCCCAGATGGCCAAGCAGGTGGCGCGCGGGGTGTACCAGCGGGCCCTGGCGCTGCTGCGCGAGGGCGCGGTGCGGCTGCCGACAACGCGGAACTCCAGTACCACCTGGGGATGGCGGCGGCCAGGACGGGCGACAAGGACCTCGCGCGGAAGGCCCTGGCCGTCGCGGCGGCCTCGCCGGCGGCTTTCAAGGGCAAGGACGAGGCGAGGAAGACGCTGGCCGAGCTGAGGTAGCGATCTCCTCCCCCGGAGCAGGCCGACCGCTGCCGAGGCCCGTGTCGTGA
- a CDS encoding PEP-CTERM sorting domain-containing protein (PEP-CTERM proteins occur, often in large numbers, in the proteomes of bacteria that also encode an exosortase, a predicted intramembrane cysteine proteinase. The presence of a PEP-CTERM domain at a protein's C-terminus predicts cleavage within the sorting domain, followed by covalent anchoring to some some component of the (usually Gram-negative) cell surface. Many PEP-CTERM proteins exhibit an unusual sequence composition that includes large numbers of potential glycosylation sites. Expression of one such protein has been shown restore the ability of a bacterium to form floc, a type of biofilm.), giving the protein MNRRVLMAVLAAVLIAGSAGYLEAASFSFTASDVKTAMAAAGAPLNDATNQWGLWAVRAMPVVGGTGVYTIDSGATTQTGWGVDAPNGAFGAAPYTPSNHVWFWDACGAEDPACTANPLYMIMDKPANTFESYKFDPPGTFTGTCTSSAETGCNLVTAVDDGSLFTVNFTLGPGGTWDGVWQFVVDGSKYTAGSSSTPGVWVADFFGGYDFGLPGGPGGGLTGNMAEGYVVTPEPTTLLLWGTSALGLAVVRRWRNRRAV; this is encoded by the coding sequence ATGAATAGGCGAGTCTTGATGGCCGTGCTAGCTGCGGTGCTGATCGCGGGCTCGGCCGGGTATCTCGAGGCGGCCTCTTTCTCGTTCACCGCGTCCGACGTCAAGACCGCCATGGCTGCGGCTGGCGCCCCGCTGAACGACGCCACCAACCAGTGGGGGCTGTGGGCGGTTCGCGCCATGCCCGTGGTCGGGGGCACGGGGGTGTACACGATCGACAGTGGAGCGACCACACAGACGGGCTGGGGAGTGGACGCACCCAACGGAGCGTTCGGCGCGGCTCCGTACACACCCTCAAACCACGTCTGGTTCTGGGACGCATGCGGGGCAGAGGATCCCGCCTGCACGGCGAATCCCCTCTACATGATCATGGACAAGCCCGCGAATACGTTCGAGAGCTACAAGTTTGATCCGCCGGGCACGTTCACCGGCACCTGCACCTCCTCTGCCGAGACGGGCTGCAACCTCGTCACGGCCGTGGACGACGGCTCGCTTTTCACCGTCAACTTCACGCTAGGTCCGGGCGGCACGTGGGATGGAGTCTGGCAGTTCGTGGTGGACGGCAGCAAGTACACGGCGGGTAGCTCTAGCACCCCAGGCGTCTGGGTGGCCGACTTCTTCGGGGGGTACGACTTTGGCCTGCCCGGGGGGCCCGGAGGCGGTCTGACGGGCAACATGGCCGAGGGCTACGTCGTCACCCCCGAGCCGACCACGCTGCTGCTGTGGGGCACCAGCGCGCTGGGGCTGGCTGTCGTTCGTCGCTGGCGCAACCGCCGCGCCGTCTGA
- a CDS encoding DUF5615 family PIN-like protein — MSLLFDENLSPRLIRLLEATYPQSEHVELAGLRGQSDLELWEYAARRGATLVSKDNDFRQLSFLRGHPPKAIWLNAGNAGTDAIAGLLEAHREAVQAFLSDAEASLLALSLPVQGQD, encoded by the coding sequence GTGAGCCTCCTGTTCGATGAGAATCTCAGTCCCCGCCTGATCCGCCTCCTCGAAGCCACGTATCCTCAGAGCGAACACGTCGAACTTGCCGGGCTCAGGGGGCAGTCCGACCTCGAGTTGTGGGAGTATGCTGCCCGGCGGGGCGCGACCCTCGTCTCCAAGGACAATGACTTCCGCCAGCTCAGCTTCCTGAGAGGCCATCCGCCGAAGGCGATCTGGCTCAACGCCGGGAACGCGGGGACGGATGCTATCGCGGGACTCCTGGAGGCGCACCGAGAGGCCGTGCAGGCCTTCCTATCGGATGCGGAGGCCAGCCTTCTCGCCTTGAGCCTGCCGGTGCAGGGGCAGGACTGA
- a CDS encoding DUF433 domain-containing protein — translation MRWEDRITITPGVRGGKPCIRGTRITVYDILEYLAGGMTEAEILADFPSLTREDIGAALAFAAARERRLAGSPTTE, via the coding sequence ATGCGCTGGGAAGACCGGATCACGATTACGCCCGGGGTGCGCGGTGGCAAGCCCTGCATCAGGGGCACGCGGATCACCGTCTACGACATCCTCGAGTACCTTGCTGGTGGCATGACCGAGGCCGAGATCCTCGCCGACTTCCCCTCCCTGACCCGCGAGGATATCGGGGCTGCCTTGGCCTTTGCTGCCGCTCGTGAACGCCGGCTCGCCGGCTCTCCCACCACCGAGTGA
- a CDS encoding NYN domain-containing protein yields MGVDMRIGVDMLSLTSKGLVDVPVLVSGDGDLAEAIKAVKELGRHVELATLPRGRSWELVQAADVVHELDEAKMRPFFRRA; encoded by the coding sequence GTGGGGGTCGACATGCGCATCGGTGTGGACATGCTCTCGCTCACGTCCAAGGGGCTTGTCGATGTGCCGGTTCTGGTGAGCGGCGATGGCGACCTGGCCGAGGCCATCAAGGCCGTGAAGGAGCTGGGCAGGCATGTTGAACTTGCCACGCTGCCCCGCGGCCGCTCCTGGGAGCTCGTGCAGGCGGCCGACGTGGTGCACGAACTGGACGAAGCCAAGATGAGGCCGTTCTTCAGGCGTGCGTAG
- a CDS encoding type II toxin-antitoxin system RelE/ParE family toxin, producing MPARFTVHLTPSFRRDLEGLPVAVQRKLLDALKRLDENAFGPPSKIKKLKGQGIGQWRLEVWPYRVRYDVKGADVILYRVRHRKDIYRQ from the coding sequence ATGCCGGCACGCTTCACAGTTCACCTCACCCCGAGCTTCCGGAGGGACCTGGAGGGTCTCCCTGTAGCGGTCCAGCGGAAGCTCCTCGACGCGCTGAAGCGTCTCGATGAAAATGCGTTTGGGCCCCCATCGAAGATCAAGAAGCTCAAGGGCCAGGGTATCGGCCAGTGGCGACTTGAGGTGTGGCCGTACCGCGTCCGGTACGACGTGAAGGGCGCGGACGTCATTCTCTACCGCGTGAGACATCGGAAGGATATCTATCGCCAGTAG
- a CDS encoding class I SAM-dependent methyltransferase: protein MTAASWGDWLHRIRSREIELIFARCPEAAFGKGLELGAGDGFQSRLLSSYVKDLVCTDFSESILAAGDHPASVAFAVCDAERVDEVFAAATFDLVYSSNLLEHLPRPDAALRGMHRVLKREGLAIHVVPNPVWKLSQLVFFYPDLAVRISRRLLTTLGLPPARRRPASAPDPARRGGVAIENNPKASRRPERHFWPTPHGAYESNLVELYAYSRRRWLGTFADAGFRVLRVLRGPAASGYGFGLERARRVLERAGVSTESVYVAAKDGHESPLARFF from the coding sequence GTGACGGCGGCCTCCTGGGGCGACTGGCTGCACCGGATCCGGTCTCGCGAGATCGAGCTGATCTTCGCCCGGTGTCCAGAGGCAGCCTTCGGCAAGGGTCTCGAGCTGGGGGCGGGCGACGGATTTCAGAGCCGGCTCTTGTCGAGCTACGTCAAGGACCTCGTCTGCACCGATTTCAGCGAGTCGATCCTCGCCGCCGGCGACCACCCGGCGTCCGTGGCCTTCGCCGTTTGCGACGCCGAGCGGGTGGACGAGGTCTTCGCCGCCGCCACCTTCGACCTCGTGTACTCGTCGAATCTGCTCGAGCACCTGCCGCGCCCCGACGCCGCGCTCCGGGGCATGCACCGAGTGCTCAAGCGCGAGGGCCTCGCGATCCACGTGGTCCCGAATCCGGTGTGGAAGCTCTCGCAGCTCGTGTTCTTCTACCCCGACCTCGCCGTGAGGATCAGCCGGCGTCTGCTGACGACGCTGGGGCTGCCGCCGGCGCGCCGGCGGCCCGCGTCGGCGCCCGACCCGGCGAGGCGCGGGGGCGTCGCCATCGAGAACAATCCGAAAGCGTCGCGGCGCCCCGAACGCCACTTCTGGCCTACGCCCCACGGGGCGTACGAATCGAACCTCGTCGAGCTCTACGCGTACAGCCGCCGGCGGTGGCTCGGGACGTTCGCCGACGCCGGGTTCCGGGTCCTGCGCGTGTTGCGAGGCCCCGCAGCCTCGGGATACGGATTTGGCCTGGAACGGGCGAGGCGCGTGCTGGAGCGTGCGGGCGTGTCGACCGAATCCGTGTACGTTGCGGCCAAGGACGGGCATGAGTCTCCGTTAGCCCGGTTCTTCTGA
- a CDS encoding type II toxin-antitoxin system Phd/YefM family antitoxin has translation MTTAVPAYVARTQLGSLLKEVSQKKSRFIITKSGKPTAVLLNAQDFDDILEELDPAFQKSLKAASKQHRAGKSVTLKDYLKERLTRRAG, from the coding sequence ATGACCACCGCTGTTCCCGCCTATGTCGCTCGGACCCAGCTTGGCTCCCTTCTCAAGGAAGTGAGCCAGAAGAAGTCCCGGTTCATCATCACCAAGAGCGGCAAGCCGACCGCCGTCCTCCTGAACGCCCAGGACTTCGATGACATTCTTGAAGAGCTCGATCCCGCCTTCCAGAAGAGCCTAAAGGCCGCCTCGAAACAGCATCGTGCTGGTAAGAGCGTAACCCTCAAGGACTACCTGAAGGAGCGCCTCACTCGCCGAGCCGGCTGA
- a CDS encoding exosortase-associated EpsI family protein: protein MPVILDGNVIHLSQLILGVTEACSGTRSLISLLGGAVAWAYLALPGGWMMLLFVASTAPITILANAGRVISTGLIGQWFGVEYASGFFHTFLGLGGVRLRLHRPLRRPRAAALGPGAAREEAGVRTPARASCALLLAALGLLHLRSQGEAVPIRKSFDDFPAAIGEWQGRSNYLMRRYTDPSGRSLWLYIGYWALALAQMAKQGARGVYQRALALLLEGAVRLPDNAELQYHLGMAAARTGDKDLARKALAFAAASPAAFKGKDEARKALAELR, encoded by the coding sequence GTGCCCGTCATCCTGGACGGCAACGTGATCCACCTGAGCCAGCTCATCCTCGGAGTGACGGAGGCGTGCAGCGGCACCCGCTCGCTGATCTCGCTCCTCGGAGGTGCCGTGGCCTGGGCCTACCTGGCGCTGCCGGGAGGCTGGATGATGCTGCTCTTCGTGGCCTCCACCGCCCCCATCACCATCCTCGCCAATGCGGGGCGCGTGATCTCGACGGGGCTCATCGGCCAGTGGTTCGGGGTGGAGTACGCCTCGGGCTTCTTCCACACCTTTCTCGGGCTGGGCGGTGTTCGTCTTCGCCTTCATCGGCCTCTTCGCCGTCCACGGGCTGCTGCGCTGGGCCCGGGGGCGGCTCGCGAGGAGGCGGGCGTGAGGACCCCCGCGCGCGCCTCATGCGCGCTGCTCCTTGCCGCGCTCGGGCTCCTCCACCTGCGGTCGCAGGGGGAGGCGGTGCCCATCCGCAAGTCCTTCGACGACTTCCCCGCGGCGATCGGCGAGTGGCAGGGGCGCAGCAACTACCTCATGCGGCGCTACACGGACCCGTCGGGGCGGAGCCTGTGGCTGTACATCGGCTACTGGGCGCTCGCCCTGGCCCAGATGGCCAAGCAGGGGGCGCGCGGGGTGTACCAGCGGGCGCTGGCGCTGCTGCTGGAAGGTGCGGTGCGGCTGCCGGACAACGCGGAACTGCAGTACCACCTGGGGATGGCCGCGGCCAGGACGGGGGACAAGGACCTGGCGCGGAAGGCCCTGGCCTTCGCGGCGGCCTCGCCGGCGGCCTTCAAGGGCAAGGACGAGGCGAGGAAGGCGCTGGCCGAGCTGAGGTGA
- a CDS encoding tetratricopeptide repeat protein — translation MQDLTLLMVLVAVIRALAAGYARSPEARKARHLERGDRYVKAEKYRDAIIEYRNVLRIEVTNAAAIRQLGLAHFQLGEMGQAFRFLLRAQELEPDNAEVRLKLASIYLLGGKPDEARAQAEAVLCPRGSGLEISVSGSGFDAAGGRDLRGILDVDAEHGERGPWAVHDDVVGERHDRAPACQLRRGAAPSRSAPTRTNWVAAVSPALERPAPACVSLRYGSTHGGTSRASSHCRTSS, via the coding sequence ATGCAAGACCTGACCCTGCTGATGGTGCTGGTGGCGGTGATCCGGGCGCTGGCGGCGGGGTACGCGCGCTCGCCCGAGGCCCGGAAGGCGCGCCATCTCGAGCGCGGCGACCGCTACGTCAAGGCGGAGAAGTACCGGGATGCCATCATCGAGTACCGGAACGTGCTCCGCATCGAGGTCACCAACGCCGCGGCCATCCGCCAGCTCGGGCTCGCCCACTTCCAGCTCGGCGAGATGGGGCAGGCCTTCCGGTTCCTCCTGCGGGCGCAGGAGCTGGAGCCGGACAACGCGGAGGTTCGGCTCAAGCTGGCGAGCATCTATCTCCTGGGCGGAAAGCCGGACGAGGCCCGCGCGCAGGCCGAGGCGGTGCTGTGTCCTCGGGGGTCAGGTCTTGAAATATCAGTATCCGGTTCGGGCTTCGACGCCGCCGGCGGTCGTGACCTGAGAGGCATTCTGGACGTTGATGCCGAACATGGTGAACGCGGGCCCTGGGCCGTTCACGATGACGTTGTCGGTGAACGACACGACAGGGCTCCCGCGTGCCAGCTCCGGCGCGGCGCAGCACCGAGTCGATCCGCGCCGACCCGCACCAACTGGGTCGCCGCCGTCAGCCCCGCCCTCGAGAGGCCTGCCCCCGCCTGCGTTTCGCTACGCTACGGTTCCACCCACGGCGGTACATCGAGGGCGTCGAGCCACTGCCGCACCTCCTCGTAG
- a CDS encoding PEP-CTERM sorting domain-containing protein, whose protein sequence is MLLGVSSGYSHAATVVVDPLNPNGWAFQVTSADGIGAFVGGPGTPPLGSGSARLFTGTHGDDSAQIRTPTYNGVSLSSLTQLAYSTHVTSWNGQQAPYIILNVDLDANGSVDDLLFFEPAYQNPVDGNPALPNQGTASTGVWQTWDALSGGWWSLNSIAGATPGTGVKSLGDYLAVESGAMLSTTALGAVRLVTGFASAPDVFDGNVDKFVIAVSGSETIYDFEAAAPVPEPTTLLLWGTTAVGLAAVRRWRNRRAV, encoded by the coding sequence GTGTTGCTCGGCGTGTCCAGCGGCTACTCGCACGCTGCGACGGTCGTGGTGGATCCCCTCAACCCGAATGGATGGGCTTTCCAGGTAACATCGGCCGATGGGATCGGGGCCTTCGTCGGGGGTCCCGGCACTCCGCCACTGGGATCCGGCAGTGCGCGGTTGTTCACGGGGACACACGGCGACGACTCCGCGCAGATCCGGACCCCCACCTACAACGGCGTGTCCTTGAGCAGCCTGACGCAGCTGGCCTACAGCACCCATGTCACGAGCTGGAATGGGCAGCAGGCGCCGTACATCATCCTCAACGTTGACCTCGACGCCAACGGCAGCGTGGATGATCTTCTGTTCTTCGAGCCCGCGTATCAGAATCCCGTGGACGGGAACCCCGCTCTGCCGAATCAAGGCACGGCTTCAACAGGAGTCTGGCAGACGTGGGACGCCTTGTCGGGCGGCTGGTGGTCCTTGAACAGCATCGCGGGGGCCACCCCGGGCACGGGTGTCAAGTCACTCGGCGATTACCTGGCGGTAGAGTCCGGAGCCATGCTCTCGACCACCGCATTGGGCGCGGTGCGCTTGGTGACAGGGTTCGCGTCGGCGCCGGATGTCTTCGACGGCAACGTGGACAAGTTCGTCATCGCCGTCAGCGGGAGCGAGACGATCTACGACTTCGAGGCCGCAGCCCCGGTGCCCGAGCCGACCACGCTGCTGCTCTGGGGCACGACGGCGGTGGGGCTTGCCGCCGTACGCCGCTGGCGCAACCGCCGCGCCGTCTGA